One genomic window of Medicago truncatula cultivar Jemalong A17 chromosome 1, MtrunA17r5.0-ANR, whole genome shotgun sequence includes the following:
- the LOC120578144 gene encoding uncharacterized protein: protein MAAAEQTNNDLREEVSSLKEGMEKITAMMMDMMAAQAQASQAKIVQTVQGDVEVSQPAGSTATIGTTQPLVNQFSSGDMTNMYSSGFRPTGSLGFSIPPQYHMPPGYPWGMPLANNEGVRHNAPEMQLPFGHQQTPFYQSGQPFPQATMTYAGPLVHAAHQEEEQVYHSNSVAGDDRVGNLEERFEAVHKELKTIRGKEMFSQNVNDLCLVPDVVIPHKFKMPIFEKYTGDTCPEMHLVTYVRKMVAHKNNEPLLIHCFQDSLTGPAHTWYMNLKGITTFEELANAFIQQYKYNSYLAPNRKELQSMTQGDKESFKEYAQRFIQKSAQIRPPLDEREVSDLFYETLSPFYSEKMLGCASQKFTDMVDMGVRIEDWVRKGRVSKDGASSGGSSNGNRKFGNGYSKKNAQEVGMVAHGGSQPIYPSYPYVANIPSPTPTPQNPNYQLQRPQTPHPYYPPLYQPQPYQPQPFYQQPYYPPPPQQQQPRPRAQQQQPRPQRNQFPPIPMTYEALLPSLLARGLVQTRPPPRVQNPLPPWFRADRNCAFHQGAPGHDIEHCYPLKEAVQKLIHSKDLSFTDPNPTAPDHPLPPHGPTVNMVEDYQERALVTRSQDIKTPLVPLHVKMCEAAMFSHNHNICEVCSVDPRGCAQVQDDVQGLMDRGELVVTREDKSVCVVIPVFKDSAKPIDGVTPVFKDNSKPAVTPLVICVPRPEPFFSPNAMPYNYEPTSIENGKEISWSPSTSVSNIAESSQILRSGRILPVVVQAKKKAPVIESVPIQDPSKGKSVVQPGETDNDEILKLIKKSDYKIVDQLLQTPSKISIMSLLTSSDAHRDALMKVLNQAYVDHDVTLGQFGSIVGNVTACNNLSFSDEDLPVEGKNHNMALHISVMCKTDSLSNVLIDTGSSLNVMAKTTFDRLTYSDGFIRPSCVSVRAFDGSRKSVWGEVDLPITVGPQEFKVTFQIMDIQASYSCLLGRPWIHEAGAVTSTLHQKLKFVSRGKLVTVSGESALLVSHLSSFSFIGGESSDGTSFQGLSVESGTTRGETCMASLKDAQRVIQEGKAEGWGKLVQLPENKRKEGLGFSGNKQVMFDPTRGTFHSAGFINAPPETNAILEDQSEEVAPDFVTPGGNCCNWIAVDIPSAIPLSKLNIHEPVEHDDPMLPPNFEFPVYEAWVEEDEEIPDELRWMLEQERKAIQPYKEEIELINLGTEDDKKEIKIGASLEASVKKKIIELLREYDDIFAWSYKDMPGLDHDVVEHRLPLKPECPPVKQKLRRSHPDMALKIKEEVRKQIDAGFLITSEYPQWLANIVPVPKKDGKVRMCVDYRDLNKASPKDDFPLPHIDVLVDSTARCKVFSFMDGFSGYNQIKMAPEDREKTSFITPWGAFCYLVMPFGLINAGATYQRGMTKIFHDMIHKEIEVYVDDMIVKSGTEEEHVDQKGIEVDPDKVKAIREMPAPKTEKQVRGFLGRLNYISRFISHMTATCGPIFKLLRKDQGIVWTEDCQKAFDSIKGYLLEPPILVPPVEGRPLIMYLTVLEDSMGCVLGQQDETGKKEHAIYYLSKKFTDCESRYSMLEKTCCALAWAAKRLRHYMVNHTTWLISKMDPIKYIFEKPALTGRIARWQMLLSEYDIVYRTQKAIKGSILADHLAHQPIEDYQPIKFDFPDEEIMYLKMKDCDEPLFGEGPDPDSKWGLIFDGAVNVYGNGIGAVILTPKGTHIPFTARLRFDCTNNIAEYEIKGKWETHHDGLVPYRDYARRLLTFFNKVELHHIPRDENQMADALATLSSMIKVNHGNDVPLISVKFLDRPAYVFAAEAVFDDKPWFHDIKVFLQTQEYPPGASRKDKRTLRRLSGNFFLSGDVLYKRNFDSVLLRCVDRREADLLMHEIHEGSFGTHSSGYSMAKKALRAGYYWITMHADCYHYAKKCHKCQIYADKIHVPPSMLNIISSPWPFSMWGIDMIGRIEPKASNGHRFILVAIDYFTKWVEAASYANVTKQVVVRFIKNNIICRYGVPNKIITDNGATPFSLVYGTEAILPVEVEIPSLRVLMEAELSEAEWCQNRYDQLNLIEEKRMAALCHGQLYQTRMKQAFDKKVRPREFKEGDLVVKSIKSFQPDPRGKWTPNYEGPYVVKRAFSGGALILTTMDGEDLPRPVRGIFGKEKESSDAGIASSRSNFFSFKSALSPIQSEI from the exons ATGGCAGCTGCTGAACAAACGAACAATGATCTTAGGGAGGAGGTTAGTAGCCTCAAAGaaggtatggaaaagataactGCAATGATGATGGACATGATGGCCGCACAGGCACAAGCCTCTCAAGCAAAAATTGTTCAGACTGTTCAGGGAGATGTTGAAGTCTCTCAGCCTGCTGGTTCTACTGCAACTATTGGTACTACACAGCCTTTGGTGAATCAGTTTTCCTCTGGTGATATGACAAATATGTATAGTTCAGGGTTTCGTCCTACTGGCTCACTTGGTTTTTCTATCCCTCCTCAGTATCATATGCCGCCAGGCTATCCGTGGGGCATGCCACTCGCAAATAATGAAGGTGTTCGTCATAATGCACCAGAAATGCAGCTTCCTTTTGGACATCAACAAACACCGTTTTATCAGTCCGGCCAGCCTTTTCCTCAGGCCACTATGACCTATGCTGGACCCCTTGTTCATGCTGCTCATCAAGAAGAAGAACAGGTTTATCACTCCAATAGTGTGGCTGGTGATGATAGGGTGGGAAACTTGGAAGAAAGGTTTGAGGCGGTGCACAAAGAGTTAAAGACTATCCGCGGTAAAGAAATGTTCAGTCAGAATGTGAATGACCTCTGCTTGGTTCCAGATGTGGTGATACCTCATAAGTTTAAAATGCCGATCTTTGAAAAGTACACAGGGGATACTTGCCCTGAGATGCACTTAGTCACATATGTCAGGAAGATGGTAGCTCACAAGAATAATGAGCCTCTGCTTATTCACTGTTTCCAGGACAGTTTGACTGGTCCCGCACACACATGGTATATGAATTTGAAGGGCATCACAACCTTTGAGGAATTGGCCAATGCTTTCATCCAACAGTACAAGTATAACTCTTATCTGGCACCTAACCGGAAAGAACTGCAATCTATGACTCAGGGTGATAAGGAATCTTTCAAGGAATACGCTCAGCGCTTCATTCAAAAGTCTGCTCAGATCCGTCCGCCTCTAGATGAAAGAGAAGTGTCTGATCTATTCTATGAGACTCTGAGCCCTTTCTACTCAGAGAAGATGCTTGGTTGTGCTTCACAAAAGTTTACTGATATGGTAGATATGGGTGTGCGCATTGAAGATTGGGTCCGTAAGGGACGTGTGAGTAAAGATGGTGCTTCTTCAGGTGGTTCATCTAATGGTAATAGGAAGTTCGGAAATGGGTACTCAAAGAAGAACGCTCAAGAGGTTGGCATGGTGGCCCATGGCGGATCCCAGCCTATATACCCTAGCTACCCCTATGTTGCTAACATTCCATCACCTACCCCAACTCCACAAAATCCAAACTATCAACTACAAAGGCCTCAAACACCCCATCCATATTATCCACCACTATATCAACCACAACCTTATCAACCCCAACCGTTTTATCAACAACCATACTATCCCCCACCACCTCAACAACAACAGCCTCGCCCTCGAGCTCAACAACAACAGCCTCGCCCTCAAAGAAACCAATTTCCCCCTATCCCCATGACGTATGAAGCCTTGTTACCTTCCTTGCTTGCCAGAGGTCTTGTTCAGACCCGACCACCTCCTCGTGTGCAGAACCCTTTACCCCCTTGGTTTCGTGCTGATCGAAAttgtgccttccatcaaggggcaccaggaCACGATATTGAACACTGTTATCCCCTTAAAGAGGCAGTTCAAAAGTTGATTCACAGCAAAGATTTATCATTCACTGACCCGAACCCTACTGCTCCAGACCATCCTCTGCCACCCCATGGGCCTACTGTTAACATGGTTGAAGATTATCAAGAAAGGGCTCTTGTCACTCGCTCTCAGGATATCAAAACTCCGTTGGTTCCATTACATGTGAAGATGTGTGAGGCAGCTATGTTTAGCCACAATCATAATATTTGTGAAGTATGTTCTGTGGATCCCCGCGGTTGCGCGCAGGTTCAAGATGATGTGCAAGGGCTAATGGATCGGGGAGAGCTGGTAGTCACGAGGGAAGACAAGAGTGTATGTGTTGTAATCCCTGTGTTCAAGGATAGTGCGAAACCAATTGATGGTGTTACTCCAGTGTTCAAGGACAATTCCAAGCCAGCTGTCACTCCTCTTGTGATTTGTGTGCCGAGACCCGAGCCGTTTTTCTCTCCAAACGCCATGCCGTATAACTATGAACCTACAAGCATAGAGAATGGTAAAGAGATATCCTGGAGTCCTTCAACTTCCGTGAGTAACATTGCGGAGAGTAGTCAAATTCTGAGAAGTGGACGTATCCTTCCGGTTGTTGTGCAAGCAAAGAAGAAAGCTCCGGTGATAGAGTCAGTGCCAATACAAGATCCTAGCAAGGGTAAGAGTGTGGTTCAACCTGGTGAAACTGATAATGATGAGATTTTGAAGCTGATCAagaaaagtgattataagatagTGGATCAGTTATTGCAGACTCCATCAAAGATTTCTATCATGTCACTATTGACAAGCTCTGATGCTCATAGGGATGCATTGATGAAAGTGTTGAATCAAGCCTACGTAGACCATGATGTGACTTTGGGTCAATTTGGGAGCATTGTTGGAAATGTGACGGCATGCAACAATCTgagtttcagtgatgaagaccTCCCAGTGGAGGGGAAGAACCATAAtatggccttgcatatctctgTTATGTGCAAAACAGATTCTTTGTCCAATGTCTTGATAGACACCGGTTCTTCTCTCAATGTGATGGCGAAGACGACCTTTGATAGATTGACATATTCAGATGGATTTATTAGGCCTAGTTGCGTATCAGTAAGGGCGTTTGATGGATCCAGGAAGTCGGTATGGGGAGAAGTAGATTTACCTATCACTGTTGGGCCCCAAGAGTTTAAAGTTACATTCCAGATAATGGATATTCAAGCTTCCTATAGCTGTTTACTTGGTAGACCATGGATTCATGAAGCCGGGGCAGTAACATCCACCCTTCATCAAAAGTTAAAGTTTGTGAGTCGTGGAAAACTTGTTACAGTAAGTGGCGAATCAGCTCTTTTGGTTAGCCATTTGTCGTCTTTTTCCTTCATTGGTGGTGAAAGTTCGGATGGAACGTCATTCCAAGGACTTTCGGTCGAAAGCGGTACTACAAGAGGTGAAACATGCATGGCCTCTCtaaaggatgctcagagagtaATTCAAGAAGGAAAAGCAGAAGGTTGGGGGAAGTTAGTACAGTTGCCTGAGAACAAGCGCAAAGAAGGTCTGGGTTTCTCCGGCAATAAGCAAGTGATGTTCGACCCAACTAGAGGTACTTTTCACAGTGCTGGATTCATTAATGCACCACCTGAGACTAATGCAATCTTGGAAGATCAATCAGAAGAAGTGGCCCCTGATTTTGTAACTCCGGGTGGAAACTGCTGCAATTGGATTGCTGTTGACATCCCTTCTGCGATACCTCTTTCTAA ACTGAACATACATGAGCCCGTTGAACATGATGACCCTATGTTAcctcccaactttgagttcccagTTTACGAGGCTTGGGTagaagaggatgaagagatTCCCGATGAACTCCGATGGATGTTAGAGCAAGAAAGAAAAGCTATTCAGCCTTACAAGGAAGAAATAGAGTTGATCAACCTGGGCACTGAggatgataaaaaagaaattaagattGGAGCGTCGTTGGAGGCGTCTGTCAAGAAAAAGATAATTGAGCTTCTCAGAGAGTATGATGATATATTTGCATGGTCCTACAAAGACATGCCGGGGTTAGACCATGATGTTGTGGAACACCGTTTGCCTTTGAAGCCCGAGTGTCCTCCAGTCAAGCAGAAGTTAAGAAgatctcatccagatatggctctcaagatcaaagaggaagtgCGAAAGCAAATTGATGCAGGTTTCTTGATTACCTCTGAATATCCTCAATGGTTGGCCAACATAGTGCCcgttccaaagaaagatggtaaggtcagaatgtgtgttgactatCGGGATTTGAACAAAGCTAGTCCGAAGGATGATTTCCCTTTACCTCACATTGATGTATTGGTTGATAGTACTGCTAGATGCAAGGtattctccttcatggatggattCTCCGGGTATAACCAGATCAAGATGGCTCcagaagatagagaaaagacgtcgtTCATCACGCCTTGGGGCGCGTTCTGCTACTTGGTAATGCCATTTGGGttgataaatgctggtgccactTACCAGAGAGGCATGACTAAAATATTCCATGATATGATACATAAAGAGATTGAAgtgtatgtggatgacatgattgtcaAATCAGgcactgaagaagaacatgttga CCAGAAGGGTATTGAAGTGGATCCCGACAAAGTCAAAGCTATCAGGGAAATGCCTGCTCCAAAGACAGAGAAACAAGTTAGAGGTTTTCTAGGAAGACTGAACTACATCTCCAGATTCATCTCTCATATGACTGCTACATGTGGGCCGATATTCAAATTACTCCGTAAAGATCAAGGGATTGTTTGGACGGAAGATTGCCAGAAAGCTTTTGACAGCATCAAAGGGTATTTGTTAGAACCTCCGATTCTTGTCCCTCCGGTCGAAGGgaggcctttgatcatgtatttgactGTGTTAGAAGATTCTATGGGCTGTGTGTTGGGTCAACAAGacgagactggaaagaaagagcacgcCATTTACTACTTGAGTAAGAAGTTTACTGATTGTGAGTCCCGATATTCTATGCTTGAGAAAACCTGTTGCGCTTTGGCATGGGCTGCTAAGCGTCTTCGTCACTATATGGTTAATCACactacttggttgatatccaaaatggatccgatcaagtacATTTTTGAGAAGCCGGCTTTAACAGGAAGAATTGCTCGTTGGCAGATgttattgtccgagtatgatattGTCTACCGCACTCAGAAAGCCATCAAAGGTAGTATTCTGGCTGACCATTTAGCTCATCAACCAATTGAAGATTATCAGCCTATCAAGTTTGATTTTccagatgaagagatcatgtatttaaagatGAAAGATTGTGACGAACCGTTGTTTGGTGAAGGTCCTGATCCAGACTCCAAgtggggtttgatatttgatggggcGGTTAATGTCTATGGTAATGGAATAGGGGCAGTTATCCTTACTCCAAAGGGTACTCACATTCCTTTCACTGCAAGACTCCGGTTTGATTGTACGAACAACATTGCAGAATATGAA atcaaaggaaaatgggaGACTCATCATGATGGTTTGGTACCGTACAGAGACTATGCAAGACGTCTTTTGACTTTCTTCAACAAGGTGGAACTGCACCACATTCCTCGGGATGAGAATCAAATGGCGGATGCCCTAGCTACTTTATCTTCAATGATCAAAGTGAATCATGGCAACGACGTGCCGCTGATCAGTGTCAAATTCCTTGATAGGCCTGCTTATGTGTTTGCAGCCGAAGCAGTTTTCGATGATAAGCCGTGGTTTCATGATATTAAAGTGTTTCTTCAAACTCAAGAGTACCCTCCTGGGGCATCCCGTAAAGATAAGAGAACCTTAAGAAGATTGTCTGGTAACTTCTTTCTAAGTGGAGATGTTTTGTACAAAAGGAACTTTGATTCAGTTTTACTCAGATGTGTGGACCGACGAGAAGCAGATTTGTTAATGCATGAGATACATGAAGGCTCATTTGGGACTCATTCTAGTGGATATTCAATGGCTAAGAAAGCATTGAGAGCAGGCTACTACTGGATAACGATGCATGCGGACTGCTATCACTATGCCAAGAAATGTCACAAGTGCCAGATTTATGcggataagattcatgtgccgcCGTCTATGCTCAATATTATCTCATCTCCATGGCcgttctctatgtggggcattgataTGATTGGTCGGATCGAACCAAAAGCTTCCAATGGACATCGTTTCATACTAGTGGccattgactacttcaccaagtgggttgaagcggcTTCTTATGCCAATGTAACCAAGCAGGTGGTGGTCCGgtttatcaagaacaatatcatatGTCGCTATGGTGTCCCTAACAAGATTATCACGGATAATG gggcaacccctttttcCTTGGTGTATGGTACGGAAGCGATACTTCCTGTAGAAGTTGAAATCCCGTCTTTGAGAGTCTTGATGGAAGCTGAGTTGTCAGAGGCTGAATGGTGTCAGAATAGGTacgatcagttgaatttgattgaggagaAGCGCATGGCTGCTTTGTGTCACGGACAACTATATCAGACCAGGATGAAACAAGCATTTGAtaagaaggttcgtccccgtgaaTTTAAAGAAGGAGACCTGGTGGTCAAGAGTATCAAGTCTTTTCAACCAGACCCCAGGGGCAAGTGGACACCTAATTATGAAGGTCCCTATGTAGTGAAGAGAGCtttctctggtggtgctttaattcttacaaccATGGATGGAGAGGATTTACCTCGTCct GTTCGTGGGATATTCGGAAAAGAGAAAGAGTCTTCCGACGCGGGCATAGCAAGCAGCAGATCAAACTTTTTCTCGTTTAAATCCGCTCTTTCTCCGATCCAATCAGAG ATCTAG